Proteins found in one Nocardia brasiliensis ATCC 700358 genomic segment:
- a CDS encoding formylglycine-generating enzyme family protein has translation MSSARHPIEQAHVPGGIFEMGDAHRDGFHADGETPVHTVALSPFTIDTTTVTNAAFATFVEETGYVSDAERFGCSPVFHLVLAAEPGDLLGSDPRAPWWIDVRGADWRHPEGRHSSIADRAEHPVVQVSWFDAVAYCEWAGRRLPTEAEWEFAARGGLPGARYPWGDEAPGAGGEWRANIWQGTFPTDNTQEDGYLTTAPVRSYRPNGYGLWQMAGNVWEWCSDRFSPNTYGHDARTGHVRDPQGASAGQSRVLRGGSYLCHDSYCSRYRNAARSSNTPDATMGNAGFRTVGAG, from the coding sequence TTCCGCACGGCACCCGATCGAACAGGCACACGTGCCCGGCGGGATCTTCGAGATGGGCGATGCGCACCGCGACGGATTCCACGCCGACGGGGAGACGCCCGTACACACCGTGGCACTCTCGCCGTTCACGATCGATACGACCACCGTCACCAATGCCGCGTTCGCGACATTCGTCGAGGAGACCGGATATGTAAGTGACGCAGAAAGATTCGGCTGCTCCCCCGTGTTTCACCTCGTCCTGGCCGCCGAGCCGGGCGATCTCCTCGGGAGTGACCCGCGGGCACCGTGGTGGATCGATGTGCGGGGCGCCGACTGGCGGCATCCGGAGGGACGGCATTCGAGCATCGCGGACCGGGCCGAGCACCCGGTCGTGCAGGTGTCCTGGTTCGACGCCGTCGCCTACTGCGAGTGGGCCGGACGGCGTCTCCCGACCGAGGCGGAGTGGGAATTCGCCGCTCGCGGCGGCCTGCCGGGGGCCCGATATCCATGGGGCGACGAGGCCCCGGGCGCCGGCGGCGAGTGGCGCGCGAATATCTGGCAGGGCACGTTCCCGACCGACAACACCCAGGAGGACGGATATCTGACCACCGCGCCGGTGCGCTCGTACCGGCCCAACGGGTACGGGCTGTGGCAGATGGCAGGCAACGTCTGGGAGTGGTGTTCGGATCGGTTCTCCCCCAACACCTATGGGCACGACGCCCGGACAGGGCACGTGCGCGATCCGCAAGGCGCTTCGGCCGGACAGTCACGGGTATTACGCGGCGGTTCGTATCTCTGCCACGACAGCTACTGCTCCAGATATCGCAATGCCGCCCGCTCCTCGAACACCCCCGATGCCACCATGGGCAACGCGGGGTTCCGCACCGTCGGCGCGGGGTGA